The Megalops cyprinoides isolate fMegCyp1 chromosome 12, fMegCyp1.pri, whole genome shotgun sequence genome contains a region encoding:
- the bag5 gene encoding BAG family molecular chaperone regulator 5 isoform X1: protein MCANVFGALKSLFGKPFDGGKRMDNGSQHPSMARLQEIQTEVAVLGQQVCAFSGLQSDREYRRLERELTRLQMEVDQVETEGKAELQQARKRAAQEAEGLLRHLEENATHPSRLAIEELSQEAQRLVEQGVVEPQRAGAAEISDELVDALQELVLRLTQVKTGGRVPLRKARYRALTRLCAVQDIIEGRARQQTLPLPLSEGTHAAVQRINQVMVQVSGARSQLVALLMGLSGRDSCAHLSRILTELLVELDALDVSGNASVRNYRKRVVEDINGLLKHLDLEGEGDDTRRYDLAQNDSIRQIEAVRGRVAQLQGEVLRQGGAGEFTFRPKAELQSLLTHLDQVDTAKNPCIREARRRAVLELQAVITFLDLREALERRQPGPGEHPSHQAVWQVLASLSDLQAQVLGFDGKRADKSYMMLEELLTKQLLALDAVDPQGDQMTKVARKQAVKFAQNILSYLDMKTDEWEY from the exons ATGTGCGCGAATGTCTTTGGCGCTTTGAAAAG CCTGTTTGGGAAGCCCTTTGATGGTGGGAAGAGGATGGACAATGGCAGCCAGCACCCCTCCATGGCACGCCTGCAGGAGATACAGACAGAGGTGGCTGTGCTGGGCCAGCAGGTGTGCGCCTTCAGCGGCCTGCAGAGCGACCGCGAGTACCGGCGGCTGGAGCGCGAGCTGACCCGGCTGCAGATGGAGGTGGACCAGGTGGAGACGGAGGGCAAGGCCGAGCTGCAGCAGGCCCGCAAGCGCGCCGCCCAGGAGGCCGAGGGCCTGCTGCGCCACCTGGAGGAGAACGCCACGCACCCGTCGCGGCTGGCCATCGAGGAGCTGAGCCAGGAGGCGCAGCGGCTGGTGGAGCAGGGCGTGGTGGAGCCGCAGCGCGCCGGCGCCGCCGAGATCAGCGACGAGCTGGTGGACGCGCTGCAGGAGCTGGTGCTGCGGCTGACGCAGGTGAAGACGGGCGGGCGCGTGCCGCTGCGCAAGGCCCGCTACCGGGCGCTGACGCGCCTCTGCGCCGTGCAGGACATCATCGAGGGCCGCGCGCGGCAGCAGAcgctgccgctgccgctgtCGGAGGGCACGCATGCCGCCGTGCAGCGCATCAACCAGGTGATGGTGCAGGTGAGCGGGGCGCGCAGCCAGCTGGTGGCGCTGCTCATGGGCCTGAGCGGCCGGGACAGCTGCGCCCACCTCTCGCGCATCCTCACCGAACTGCTGGTGGAGCTGGACGCCCTCGACGTCTCCGGCAACGCCTCCGTCAGGAACTACCGCAAGCGCGTGGTGGAGGACATCAACGGCCTGCTGAAGCACCTGGACCTGGAGGGCGAGGGGGACGACACGCGCAG gTATGACCTGGCCCAGAACGATTCCATCCGTCAGATCGAGGCGGTACGGGGGCGCGTGGcccagctgcagggagaggtgCTCCGCCAGGGCGGGGCGGGCGAGTTCACCTTCAGGCCCAAGGCCGAGCTGCAGAGCCTGCTCACCCACCTGGACCAGGTGGACACGGCCAAAAACCCCTGCATCCGCGAGGCCCGCCGCCGCGCcgtgctggagctgcaggccgTCATCACCTTCCTGGACCTGCGGGAGGCGCTGGAGAGGCGGCAGCCGGGCCCCGGCGAGCACCCATCACACCAGGCCGTCTGGCAGGTCCTGGCCAGCCTGTCGGACCTGCAGGCCCAGGTGCTGGGCTTCGACGGCAAAAGGGCCGACAAGAGCTACATgatgctggaggagctgctgacCAAGCAGCTCCTGGCCCTGGACGCCGTGGACCCGCAGGGGGACCAGATGACCAAGGTCGCCCGCAAACAGGCCGTCAAGTTCGCCCAGAACATCCTCAGCTACCTGGACATGAAGACTGACGAGTGGGAGTACTGA
- the bag5 gene encoding BAG family molecular chaperone regulator 5 isoform X2, whose product MAVRWLCSLFGKPFDGGKRMDNGSQHPSMARLQEIQTEVAVLGQQVCAFSGLQSDREYRRLERELTRLQMEVDQVETEGKAELQQARKRAAQEAEGLLRHLEENATHPSRLAIEELSQEAQRLVEQGVVEPQRAGAAEISDELVDALQELVLRLTQVKTGGRVPLRKARYRALTRLCAVQDIIEGRARQQTLPLPLSEGTHAAVQRINQVMVQVSGARSQLVALLMGLSGRDSCAHLSRILTELLVELDALDVSGNASVRNYRKRVVEDINGLLKHLDLEGEGDDTRRYDLAQNDSIRQIEAVRGRVAQLQGEVLRQGGAGEFTFRPKAELQSLLTHLDQVDTAKNPCIREARRRAVLELQAVITFLDLREALERRQPGPGEHPSHQAVWQVLASLSDLQAQVLGFDGKRADKSYMMLEELLTKQLLALDAVDPQGDQMTKVARKQAVKFAQNILSYLDMKTDEWEY is encoded by the exons ATGGCTGTTCGCTGGTTATGCAG CCTGTTTGGGAAGCCCTTTGATGGTGGGAAGAGGATGGACAATGGCAGCCAGCACCCCTCCATGGCACGCCTGCAGGAGATACAGACAGAGGTGGCTGTGCTGGGCCAGCAGGTGTGCGCCTTCAGCGGCCTGCAGAGCGACCGCGAGTACCGGCGGCTGGAGCGCGAGCTGACCCGGCTGCAGATGGAGGTGGACCAGGTGGAGACGGAGGGCAAGGCCGAGCTGCAGCAGGCCCGCAAGCGCGCCGCCCAGGAGGCCGAGGGCCTGCTGCGCCACCTGGAGGAGAACGCCACGCACCCGTCGCGGCTGGCCATCGAGGAGCTGAGCCAGGAGGCGCAGCGGCTGGTGGAGCAGGGCGTGGTGGAGCCGCAGCGCGCCGGCGCCGCCGAGATCAGCGACGAGCTGGTGGACGCGCTGCAGGAGCTGGTGCTGCGGCTGACGCAGGTGAAGACGGGCGGGCGCGTGCCGCTGCGCAAGGCCCGCTACCGGGCGCTGACGCGCCTCTGCGCCGTGCAGGACATCATCGAGGGCCGCGCGCGGCAGCAGAcgctgccgctgccgctgtCGGAGGGCACGCATGCCGCCGTGCAGCGCATCAACCAGGTGATGGTGCAGGTGAGCGGGGCGCGCAGCCAGCTGGTGGCGCTGCTCATGGGCCTGAGCGGCCGGGACAGCTGCGCCCACCTCTCGCGCATCCTCACCGAACTGCTGGTGGAGCTGGACGCCCTCGACGTCTCCGGCAACGCCTCCGTCAGGAACTACCGCAAGCGCGTGGTGGAGGACATCAACGGCCTGCTGAAGCACCTGGACCTGGAGGGCGAGGGGGACGACACGCGCAG gTATGACCTGGCCCAGAACGATTCCATCCGTCAGATCGAGGCGGTACGGGGGCGCGTGGcccagctgcagggagaggtgCTCCGCCAGGGCGGGGCGGGCGAGTTCACCTTCAGGCCCAAGGCCGAGCTGCAGAGCCTGCTCACCCACCTGGACCAGGTGGACACGGCCAAAAACCCCTGCATCCGCGAGGCCCGCCGCCGCGCcgtgctggagctgcaggccgTCATCACCTTCCTGGACCTGCGGGAGGCGCTGGAGAGGCGGCAGCCGGGCCCCGGCGAGCACCCATCACACCAGGCCGTCTGGCAGGTCCTGGCCAGCCTGTCGGACCTGCAGGCCCAGGTGCTGGGCTTCGACGGCAAAAGGGCCGACAAGAGCTACATgatgctggaggagctgctgacCAAGCAGCTCCTGGCCCTGGACGCCGTGGACCCGCAGGGGGACCAGATGACCAAGGTCGCCCGCAAACAGGCCGTCAAGTTCGCCCAGAACATCCTCAGCTACCTGGACATGAAGACTGACGAGTGGGAGTACTGA
- the LOC118787403 gene encoding cytochrome c oxidase assembly factor 8 has protein sequence MNVKAAVCQLWRTYHQHNLPCFQTLRNVCASRRTCSANESDSGQPERTGKRSNFVPVASSKHDWIGPPDRLSNLRPIIYHIPENETPLERQLRHMRQETEDWNHQFWANQNLTFSKEKDEFIHMCLKAKGLNRRDENGRKRTLSSEEMAVFYKDFLDKNCTKHANYNKEWYRRNFTITLLMGRVALHRAWRRLTRRRSPVT, from the exons ATGAACGTAAAGGCAGCAGTTTGTCAGCTATGGAGAACATACCACCAGCACAACCTACCCTGTTTTCAGACGTTGAGAAACGTTTGTGCAAGTCGCCGAACATGCAGCGCAAACGAATCAGACAGCGGACAACCAGAAAGGACAGGCAAG AGGTCCAACTTTGTTCCGGTTGCCAGCTCCAAGCATGACTGGATTGGTCCCCCAGACAGGCTGTCGAATCTCCGGCCAATCATATACCATATTCCCGAGAATGAGACTCCATTGGAGAGACAGCTAAGGCACatgagacaggagacagaggacTGGAATCATCAGTTCTGGGCCAATCAAAATCTCACTTTCAGCAAG gaGAAAGATGAGTTTATCCATATGTGCCTGAAGGCAAAGGGCCTTAATCGTAGAGATGAGAATG GCAGGAAGAGAACTCTGAGCAGTGAAGAGATGGCAGTTTTTTACAAAGATTTCCTTGACAAGAACTGCACGAAACATGCCAATTACAACAA GGAGTGGTACAGACGCAATTTCACAATCACCTTACTCATGGGAAGAGTGGCCCTGCACAGGGCCTGGAGGAGGCTGACAAGGAGACGGAGTCCTGTTACGTGA
- the bag5 gene encoding BAG family molecular chaperone regulator 5 isoform X3 codes for MDNGSQHPSMARLQEIQTEVAVLGQQVCAFSGLQSDREYRRLERELTRLQMEVDQVETEGKAELQQARKRAAQEAEGLLRHLEENATHPSRLAIEELSQEAQRLVEQGVVEPQRAGAAEISDELVDALQELVLRLTQVKTGGRVPLRKARYRALTRLCAVQDIIEGRARQQTLPLPLSEGTHAAVQRINQVMVQVSGARSQLVALLMGLSGRDSCAHLSRILTELLVELDALDVSGNASVRNYRKRVVEDINGLLKHLDLEGEGDDTRRYDLAQNDSIRQIEAVRGRVAQLQGEVLRQGGAGEFTFRPKAELQSLLTHLDQVDTAKNPCIREARRRAVLELQAVITFLDLREALERRQPGPGEHPSHQAVWQVLASLSDLQAQVLGFDGKRADKSYMMLEELLTKQLLALDAVDPQGDQMTKVARKQAVKFAQNILSYLDMKTDEWEY; via the exons ATGGACAATGGCAGCCAGCACCCCTCCATGGCACGCCTGCAGGAGATACAGACAGAGGTGGCTGTGCTGGGCCAGCAGGTGTGCGCCTTCAGCGGCCTGCAGAGCGACCGCGAGTACCGGCGGCTGGAGCGCGAGCTGACCCGGCTGCAGATGGAGGTGGACCAGGTGGAGACGGAGGGCAAGGCCGAGCTGCAGCAGGCCCGCAAGCGCGCCGCCCAGGAGGCCGAGGGCCTGCTGCGCCACCTGGAGGAGAACGCCACGCACCCGTCGCGGCTGGCCATCGAGGAGCTGAGCCAGGAGGCGCAGCGGCTGGTGGAGCAGGGCGTGGTGGAGCCGCAGCGCGCCGGCGCCGCCGAGATCAGCGACGAGCTGGTGGACGCGCTGCAGGAGCTGGTGCTGCGGCTGACGCAGGTGAAGACGGGCGGGCGCGTGCCGCTGCGCAAGGCCCGCTACCGGGCGCTGACGCGCCTCTGCGCCGTGCAGGACATCATCGAGGGCCGCGCGCGGCAGCAGAcgctgccgctgccgctgtCGGAGGGCACGCATGCCGCCGTGCAGCGCATCAACCAGGTGATGGTGCAGGTGAGCGGGGCGCGCAGCCAGCTGGTGGCGCTGCTCATGGGCCTGAGCGGCCGGGACAGCTGCGCCCACCTCTCGCGCATCCTCACCGAACTGCTGGTGGAGCTGGACGCCCTCGACGTCTCCGGCAACGCCTCCGTCAGGAACTACCGCAAGCGCGTGGTGGAGGACATCAACGGCCTGCTGAAGCACCTGGACCTGGAGGGCGAGGGGGACGACACGCGCAG gTATGACCTGGCCCAGAACGATTCCATCCGTCAGATCGAGGCGGTACGGGGGCGCGTGGcccagctgcagggagaggtgCTCCGCCAGGGCGGGGCGGGCGAGTTCACCTTCAGGCCCAAGGCCGAGCTGCAGAGCCTGCTCACCCACCTGGACCAGGTGGACACGGCCAAAAACCCCTGCATCCGCGAGGCCCGCCGCCGCGCcgtgctggagctgcaggccgTCATCACCTTCCTGGACCTGCGGGAGGCGCTGGAGAGGCGGCAGCCGGGCCCCGGCGAGCACCCATCACACCAGGCCGTCTGGCAGGTCCTGGCCAGCCTGTCGGACCTGCAGGCCCAGGTGCTGGGCTTCGACGGCAAAAGGGCCGACAAGAGCTACATgatgctggaggagctgctgacCAAGCAGCTCCTGGCCCTGGACGCCGTGGACCCGCAGGGGGACCAGATGACCAAGGTCGCCCGCAAACAGGCCGTCAAGTTCGCCCAGAACATCCTCAGCTACCTGGACATGAAGACTGACGAGTGGGAGTACTGA